The uncultured Desulfobulbus sp. genome window below encodes:
- the xseA gene encoding exodeoxyribonuclease VII large subunit, with protein sequence MDERKIFTVSQLNSAIRSLLESKFPFIHVAGEISNLHRPYSGHNYFTLKDSGAQIKAVLFKTQQRYLSRPIKEGDQVVCRGRISVYEPRGDYQLIVDTVEYQGAGALQQAYEQLKRKLALEGLFDEHTKRPLPRFPEHIGLITSPQGAAVHDFIRIATRRWPQLRISILPVSVQGTTATGDMIQALTAMNTQVHPDVIVLCRGGGSIEDLWAFNDEDLARSIRASKIPIVSGVGHEIDFTIADFAADLRAPTPSGAAELLTPDMQPLKSQLNHAQVRLGRSLSQQVGSMEQRLQLFRQRLDNMARPLDQLSLTLDHLSARLHNGLKQRFAYQQQRVESAMLQLTRQNPAHRLLIADQRLGALLHRLQQSMRQRLQEEEDRFGRAAGILQAVSPLATLARGYAIIRTTTKRPRLIRRASELKRGAKIEVMLGEGQLLCQVEEIDEG encoded by the coding sequence ATGGACGAACGAAAAATTTTCACCGTCTCCCAGCTCAATAGTGCGATTCGTAGCCTGCTTGAATCGAAGTTTCCTTTTATTCATGTCGCCGGAGAAATATCCAACCTCCACCGCCCCTACTCCGGACATAACTATTTTACACTGAAGGACTCCGGAGCTCAGATCAAAGCGGTCCTCTTTAAAACACAACAACGATATCTGAGCCGTCCGATCAAAGAAGGTGATCAGGTTGTCTGCCGGGGAAGAATATCGGTCTATGAACCACGCGGTGATTACCAGCTCATTGTCGATACGGTGGAATATCAAGGGGCCGGGGCCCTCCAGCAGGCCTATGAACAACTCAAGCGCAAGCTGGCTCTCGAGGGGCTTTTTGACGAACATACAAAACGGCCCCTGCCCAGGTTTCCTGAGCATATAGGGCTGATCACCTCTCCCCAAGGAGCGGCGGTTCATGATTTTATCCGGATAGCCACCAGGCGCTGGCCCCAATTGCGTATCTCTATTTTACCTGTTTCTGTGCAAGGGACGACTGCAACCGGTGACATGATACAGGCACTGACAGCAATGAACACGCAGGTACATCCCGATGTCATCGTGCTTTGCCGTGGTGGGGGATCCATTGAGGATCTCTGGGCCTTCAACGACGAGGACCTCGCTCGTTCCATTCGAGCTTCAAAAATTCCGATCGTCAGTGGCGTGGGCCATGAAATCGATTTTACCATTGCCGATTTTGCCGCAGACCTGCGGGCCCCTACACCAAGCGGAGCTGCCGAACTACTTACACCGGACATGCAACCCCTCAAAAGCCAGCTGAACCATGCCCAAGTACGCCTAGGTCGCAGTCTATCTCAGCAAGTAGGTTCCATGGAACAACGCTTACAGCTGTTCAGACAACGCCTGGACAACATGGCTCGCCCGCTGGATCAGCTCAGTCTCACGCTCGACCATCTTTCAGCCCGACTCCACAACGGGCTGAAACAGCGGTTTGCGTATCAACAACAACGAGTGGAGTCGGCAATGCTTCAACTCACCCGCCAGAATCCGGCCCATCGTTTGCTCATTGCAGACCAACGACTTGGTGCACTACTCCATCGCTTGCAGCAGTCCATGCGGCAACGACTGCAGGAGGAGGAAGATCGGTTTGGACGCGCAGCTGGAATTCTTCAGGCAGTCAGTCCTTTGGCGACCTTGGCAAGGGGGTATGCGATTATTCGAACAACAACAAAAAGGCCACGCCTGATCAGGCGAGCCAGTGAATTGAAAAGGGGTGCAAAAATTGAGGTAATGCTCGGTGAAGGGCAGCTGCTCTGCCAGGTCGAAGAAATTGATGAGGGCTAA
- a CDS encoding tetratricopeptide repeat protein, protein MTEPTPLDPNNPKLQPLGPPEGLLEHLNLPPKAIKYLRRYQRQIWIGCVTVIVLSLAVAGYNAYRERQAQRAASALDAAILAVTENKAKLKQVIADFGSTESALWARVELASLAEEEGESGLAMKELESIQAELGSSTSLTPLLLSKRAVLYENDKQLDKALKLYTELVQWDTFAAEAYRAMGRVNEQLGKKKEAIAMYNKYLQSESGQQRSGQANPVREMVQSRLNQLQK, encoded by the coding sequence ATGACAGAGCCCACACCCCTTGATCCCAACAATCCCAAGTTGCAACCGCTGGGCCCTCCCGAGGGGTTGCTGGAACACCTTAACCTGCCGCCAAAGGCGATTAAATATTTGCGGCGTTATCAGCGCCAGATCTGGATTGGGTGTGTCACCGTCATTGTTCTTTCTCTGGCCGTTGCCGGGTATAATGCCTACCGGGAGCGTCAGGCGCAACGGGCTGCATCGGCGCTTGATGCAGCAATCCTCGCTGTGACAGAGAATAAAGCGAAGTTGAAGCAGGTTATTGCCGATTTCGGCTCAACAGAGTCAGCCTTGTGGGCAAGGGTAGAGCTTGCCTCGTTAGCCGAGGAAGAAGGAGAAAGTGGACTGGCAATGAAAGAGCTTGAATCGATTCAAGCAGAGCTGGGCTCCAGTACCTCCTTAACCCCTTTGTTGCTCAGTAAACGTGCAGTGCTCTATGAAAACGACAAGCAGTTGGATAAGGCACTTAAGCTGTATACAGAGCTTGTACAATGGGATACTTTTGCGGCTGAAGCATACCGTGCCATGGGACGGGTCAATGAACAGCTGGGCAAGAAAAAAGAGGCTATTGCCATGTACAATAAATACCTCCAGTCTGAGAGTGGGCAGCAACGTTCCGGGCAGGCAAATCCTGTGCGGGAGATGGTCCAGTCTCGACTGAATCAATTGCAGAAATGA
- the panC gene encoding pantoate--beta-alanine ligase, translating into MMEIIQNPAEMYAWSKSQAKAGKSVGLVPTMGFFHEGHLSLMRRAAELCDQVVVSLFVNPTQFGPNEDLDTYPRDFERDISLVRQEQVAAVFAPTPETMYLPGYQTEVSVKELATHLCGESRPVHFAGVATVVTKLFNVVQPDVAVFGEKDFQQLAVIRRMVVDLNIPVEIVGHPIVREADGLAMSSRNAYLDPANRQAALSLSTGLAKVREMAAGGERSVAVCATLLKEYIHSFQGTAIDYASFVHADTLESVESIDEKTVLALAVHIDGKVRLIDNGYVLQA; encoded by the coding sequence ATGATGGAAATTATACAAAATCCCGCAGAAATGTATGCCTGGTCCAAGAGCCAGGCCAAGGCAGGGAAGAGCGTTGGCCTGGTTCCGACCATGGGTTTTTTTCATGAGGGACATTTGAGTCTTATGCGCCGAGCCGCTGAGCTCTGCGATCAGGTTGTTGTCAGCCTCTTTGTCAACCCAACACAATTTGGCCCCAATGAGGACTTGGATACGTATCCGCGTGATTTCGAGCGCGATATCTCACTGGTGCGTCAGGAGCAGGTGGCGGCTGTCTTTGCGCCCACACCGGAGACCATGTATCTTCCAGGCTATCAGACGGAAGTCTCGGTAAAAGAGCTTGCAACCCATCTCTGCGGCGAGAGTCGCCCCGTTCATTTTGCCGGAGTTGCCACGGTAGTGACCAAGCTCTTTAACGTGGTTCAGCCCGATGTTGCAGTGTTTGGGGAAAAGGATTTTCAGCAGTTGGCCGTTATTCGTCGCATGGTCGTGGATCTGAATATTCCAGTTGAAATTGTCGGCCATCCTATTGTCCGCGAAGCAGACGGTCTCGCCATGAGTTCCCGTAACGCCTACCTGGATCCGGCCAATCGTCAAGCCGCTCTCAGTCTTTCCACCGGGCTTGCCAAAGTGCGAGAGATGGCCGCGGGGGGAGAGCGGTCGGTTGCTGTTTGTGCCACTCTGCTGAAGGAGTACATCCACTCCTTTCAGGGCACCGCCATTGATTATGCCAGCTTTGTGCATGCGGATACGCTTGAATCTGTGGAAAGTATTGACGAAAAAACCGTGCTCGCCTTGGCCGTGCATATTGATGGCAAGGTACGTTTGATCGACAATGGCTATGTGTTACAGGCTTAA
- the cobT gene encoding nicotinate-nucleotide--dimethylbenzimidazole phosphoribosyltransferase yields MTPKEPLSFLETTFRSIYPQDYDFRQQAENRLKQLTMPLWAMGDLMDLAVDLAGMTCSMQPPVSRKKVVVMVGDHGVAAEGVSQYPAEVTTQMVHNIAGGGAAINVLAQKAGADVVVVDIGGRDDFAELAKAGKILPKKIGRGTANMTYGPAMTRTHAVMAVEAGVEVAQSLADEVDIFATGEMGIGNTTPSTAIAAVFTGKKVSDLTGRGTGLDDAGLKHKIEVIEKALARNTPNAKDGLDVLAKVGGFEIGGIAGLILGAASKRKPVIVDGFISTAGAMIACSLEPFVRDYIICAHRSAEPGHLALLEKLQQRPLLDLNLRLGEGTGAALAMPLVDGAAALLTDMATFDEAGVSRG; encoded by the coding sequence ATGACTCCCAAAGAACCCTTAAGTTTTCTCGAAACCACCTTTCGTTCGATTTATCCCCAGGATTATGACTTCCGTCAGCAGGCTGAAAATCGCCTTAAGCAACTCACCATGCCATTGTGGGCCATGGGGGATCTGATGGATCTTGCAGTGGATTTGGCTGGTATGACCTGCTCGATGCAGCCGCCTGTCAGTCGCAAAAAGGTCGTGGTTATGGTGGGGGATCATGGGGTGGCTGCAGAAGGTGTCTCCCAATATCCAGCTGAGGTCACCACCCAGATGGTTCATAATATTGCTGGTGGTGGTGCGGCTATTAATGTGCTTGCCCAAAAGGCAGGGGCAGATGTGGTCGTGGTGGATATCGGGGGGCGTGATGATTTCGCTGAGCTTGCGAAGGCAGGAAAGATCCTGCCTAAGAAAATAGGGCGGGGAACAGCGAATATGACCTATGGTCCGGCCATGACCCGGACCCATGCCGTTATGGCGGTAGAAGCCGGTGTTGAGGTCGCTCAATCTCTGGCCGATGAGGTGGATATCTTTGCAACCGGTGAGATGGGAATCGGGAATACCACACCAAGCACTGCCATTGCCGCTGTGTTTACTGGAAAAAAGGTCTCCGATTTAACCGGGCGGGGCACCGGTCTTGATGATGCCGGGCTCAAGCATAAAATTGAAGTTATTGAAAAAGCTCTGGCCAGGAATACTCCCAATGCCAAGGATGGGCTCGATGTTTTGGCCAAGGTTGGCGGGTTTGAGATTGGTGGCATCGCCGGGTTGATTCTCGGTGCGGCTTCAAAGCGAAAGCCTGTCATCGTGGATGGTTTTATCTCCACCGCTGGTGCCATGATTGCCTGTAGCCTGGAACCCTTTGTGCGTGATTATATTATCTGCGCCCATCGGAGTGCAGAGCCAGGGCATCTTGCCCTTCTGGAAAAATTACAGCAACGGCCTCTTCTGGATCTTAATCTACGGTTAGGTGAAGGGACTGGGGCGGCTCTGGCTATGCCGTTAGTCGACGGTGCTGCTGCTCTGTTGACGGACATGGCAACTTTCGATGAGGCTGGAGTATCGAGGGGGTAA
- a CDS encoding DegT/DnrJ/EryC1/StrS family aminotransferase, protein MPGFEIFGAEEKAQVLEVLDSGVLFRYEFAAQRNDVWKVLEFEKAFAAYTGAGHAQAVTSGSAALKVALTALGVGAGDEVITQGFTFVATWEAILDCGAIPVFTEIDLTLNMDPADLEEKITSKTKAIIPVHMMGAPARIDEIKAIADRHAIPVLEDTAQAAGCRLNGKHLGSFGAVGTFSFDSVKTMTTGEGGMCITSDAALWQRMSEYQDHGHDHVPNPGGRGGEGRPFIGFNYRMMEIQGAIGLAQLAKLDGMVEAQQKNKQFFLEAASVLPGVEYREILDPQGDSATFFSFLLPDKKRTQAVNTVLREAGVGAVSWSENGWHYYPNWEHLLEGKTPCANGWPFNAHSKRRVIYDPQALPASAAILERTLTYQVPIKLAEEQKSKIAEALKKAV, encoded by the coding sequence GTGCCGGGATTTGAAATATTTGGTGCTGAAGAAAAAGCACAGGTTCTGGAAGTGTTGGACAGCGGTGTCCTGTTTCGTTACGAATTTGCTGCCCAGCGTAACGATGTCTGGAAGGTGCTCGAGTTTGAAAAGGCCTTTGCCGCCTATACCGGAGCAGGTCATGCACAGGCTGTAACTTCAGGAAGTGCAGCGCTGAAGGTGGCGTTGACGGCCTTGGGCGTAGGCGCCGGGGATGAGGTTATCACCCAGGGGTTCACTTTTGTCGCCACCTGGGAGGCCATTTTGGATTGTGGTGCAATTCCGGTGTTCACTGAGATCGATCTGACCCTGAATATGGACCCTGCGGATTTGGAGGAAAAAATCACCTCCAAGACCAAGGCGATTATTCCTGTGCATATGATGGGGGCGCCGGCTCGGATTGATGAAATCAAGGCCATTGCTGATCGTCATGCTATTCCTGTGCTTGAGGATACTGCTCAGGCAGCGGGGTGTCGGCTCAATGGCAAGCATCTGGGCAGCTTTGGAGCGGTGGGCACTTTCTCCTTTGATTCGGTCAAGACCATGACCACCGGTGAGGGAGGAATGTGCATCACCAGCGATGCGGCACTGTGGCAGCGGATGTCCGAGTATCAGGACCATGGACACGACCATGTACCCAATCCCGGTGGTCGGGGTGGGGAGGGGCGCCCCTTTATTGGTTTTAACTACCGCATGATGGAGATTCAGGGGGCAATTGGTCTGGCACAGTTGGCCAAGCTTGATGGTATGGTGGAGGCGCAGCAGAAAAATAAGCAGTTCTTTTTGGAAGCAGCCTCTGTGCTGCCAGGTGTAGAGTATCGAGAGATTCTTGATCCTCAGGGAGACTCAGCAACCTTTTTTTCTTTTCTTCTCCCTGATAAAAAGCGAACCCAGGCCGTGAATACCGTGCTGCGTGAAGCAGGTGTTGGTGCCGTAAGCTGGAGTGAGAATGGCTGGCATTATTATCCCAACTGGGAGCACCTCTTAGAGGGAAAAACTCCTTGCGCCAATGGTTGGCCGTTTAATGCCCACTCAAAGCGCCGGGTGATCTACGATCCCCAAGCTCTGCCAGCCTCTGCAGCCATCCTTGAGCGGACTCTGACCTATCAGGTGCCAATTAAGTTGGCCGAAGAACAGAAAAGTAAAATTGCCGAGGCTTTGAAGAAGGCTGTATAA
- a CDS encoding shikimate kinase, producing MENILLVGFMGVGKGRTARALAAETGMFAVDTDDLIESFVKQKIRTLFAQQGESTFREFEKKTGRWLENQVQGTIISTGGGFFMVENLNRIGKVVYLHSSLEGIIATIMRSPHAAKKIKKRPLLQDMDKAESLYRTRLPLYRSKADFEVNVEARKTSDVVADIVSLLRKDGVL from the coding sequence ATGGAAAATATATTACTTGTCGGATTTATGGGCGTTGGTAAGGGGCGAACTGCTCGAGCTTTGGCGGCTGAAACCGGCATGTTTGCCGTAGATACCGACGATCTCATAGAGTCGTTTGTTAAGCAGAAAATTCGGACACTCTTTGCACAGCAGGGGGAATCAACTTTCCGGGAATTCGAAAAGAAAACGGGCCGTTGGTTGGAAAATCAGGTGCAAGGGACCATTATCTCAACCGGAGGTGGTTTTTTTATGGTAGAGAATTTGAACCGAATCGGGAAGGTCGTCTATCTCCATTCAAGCCTTGAGGGGATTATTGCCACCATAATGCGGAGTCCTCATGCTGCCAAAAAAATAAAAAAACGGCCTTTGCTGCAAGATATGGACAAAGCCGAATCACTGTATAGAACACGTTTGCCACTGTACCGGAGTAAAGCTGATTTTGAAGTGAATGTCGAAGCGCGAAAGACCTCAGATGTTGTGGCAGACATTGTCTCTTTGCTCCGCAAAGATGGTGTTCTCTGA